A single Thermoanaerobacterales bacterium DNA region contains:
- the hypB gene encoding hydrogenase nickel incorporation protein HypB, with product MKVVMAQRILRANDQVARENRERLRNVLTVNLISSPGAGKTTLLEKTLAGLKDRLRMAVLEGDIYTTRDAERIAGQGVDVVQINTRGLCHLDANMVSRALDQVDLEAVDLLFIENVGNLVCPAEFDLGEDCKVAVLSVAEGGDKPAKYPLVFQQARAAVINKVDLLALSDFDLPAVQDELKTINPDLEIFVASVRMGEGMEAWLNWLQEQVRRKNGARSGTG from the coding sequence ATGAAAGTCGTGATGGCGCAGCGCATACTGCGGGCCAACGACCAGGTGGCGCGTGAGAACCGCGAGCGCCTGCGCAATGTCTTGACGGTCAACCTGATCAGTTCCCCGGGGGCCGGGAAGACGACGCTCCTGGAAAAGACCCTGGCAGGCCTGAAAGACAGGCTGCGCATGGCCGTCCTGGAGGGAGACATTTACACCACCCGCGACGCCGAGCGGATCGCCGGCCAGGGGGTGGACGTGGTGCAGATCAACACCCGGGGCCTCTGCCACCTGGATGCGAACATGGTGTCGCGGGCGCTGGACCAGGTCGACCTGGAGGCGGTGGACCTTCTGTTCATCGAAAACGTGGGCAACCTGGTCTGCCCGGCCGAGTTCGACCTGGGCGAGGACTGCAAGGTGGCCGTCCTGAGCGTGGCCGAGGGCGGGGACAAGCCTGCGAAATACCCGCTCGTCTTTCAGCAGGCGCGCGCGGCGGTGATCAACAAGGTCGACCTCCTGGCCCTGAGCGATTTTGACCTCCCGGCGGTACAGGACGAACTGAAGACCATCAATCCCGACCTCGAGATCTTCGTTGCCTCGGTGCGGATGGGTGAGGGGATGGAGGCGTGGCTTAATTGGCTGCAGGAACAGGTAAGGCGGAAGAACGGGGCCCGGTCCGGTACCGGGTAA
- a CDS encoding hydrogenase maturation nickel metallochaperone HypA: MHEIGLIQAVIDEITKAAEANGITRVNKVRLVVGKMNGAIPDALEFAFSVLSPGTIFEGAALEIEPVDVTLSCPRCGAESVVSEIAYFCPECGARARVVKGTELYIDYFEGDDGTGEGENDESRDGAAHTAGQRPGGA, translated from the coding sequence GTGCATGAGATCGGCCTCATCCAGGCCGTTATCGATGAAATAACAAAAGCCGCCGAGGCCAACGGTATCACCCGCGTCAACAAGGTGAGGCTGGTGGTCGGGAAGATGAACGGCGCCATCCCCGACGCCCTGGAGTTCGCCTTTTCGGTCCTGAGCCCCGGGACCATCTTTGAGGGGGCGGCCCTGGAAATCGAGCCGGTGGACGTTACACTGTCCTGCCCGCGCTGCGGCGCCGAGTCGGTGGTGTCTGAGATCGCCTATTTCTGCCCCGAGTGCGGGGCGCGGGCGCGAGTGGTAAAAGGGACCGAGCTTTATATCGACTACTTCGAGGGTGACGACGGAACGGGAGAAGGTGAGAACGATGAAAGTCGTGATGGCGCAGCGCATACTGCGGGCCAACGACCAGGTGGCGCGTGA